The DNA sequence ATGTTACTGTGTTTGGGTGTTATCGTGTTATTGTTATAAACGTCCTGTGTCTGGTGTCTTCTGTCTTTCATCTAAAAGAGCGAGTTTGTTGGAAGTCTCTGCTTTCGCTGGTTCTCACCCGGTCCATCTCCGCCTTGGAATGAGATTCCAAGGCTTTTAGTATCAGCCTCGCAATCTCATTGCGAGGCAGGCTACTCCCACAAATCTAATTATCTCCCGCTTAAACCCGCTACGCGGAATTTAAGCGGGATTAATCATAGAACTGAAATTTCATCGGCAATAGCATCCCAGATTTCCCGCCTATGACTCATTGAAGCCTTGCTCTCAGTCTTCACCTCAATGACGTCAAGAGAATCCGAATTAAGGGTCTGCGATATCTTTTGGCGAAAGTCCTGACGGGATTGAACGGAGTGGAAATTACCTCCGAATCCCTCCACAAATTTACGGAAATTCAGCCCATGAGCGGTCTGGAAATACTCCCGGTATTTCGCTTCATCCAAATTTGAGATGGGCAGCATGTCAAAGATACCGCCGCCATCATTATTGATGAGGACGATGGTCAGAGGAATCTGATATCGTTTCCATGCCAGCAGGCCATTCATGTCGTGATGAAAGGCCAGGTCGCCAGTGACCAGAACCGTCGGCTTTCCGTCCTGTGCGGCGATACCGAATGCGGTTGAGATTATACCATCGATACCGCTGACACCGCGATTGAAGTAGACGTTGATATCTTTTTCCGACGATGGCGCAAACCAGTCCAGATCCCGAACCGGCAGGCTGTTGGATAACATGAGTTGGGAACCGGCCGGTATCAGGGGGATTAACGCCGGAAAGATTCCTGGTTCACTGGGTGCATCATCCGGCCATGAATTCTCTTCGACAAGATGCTTTATCTGTTTTTCTGCAGAAAAATAATATTTCAGTAATGTTGCCTGAGTTTTTGAAATATCGCTGCTAAATCCTGCAGATATATTTTTATATAACTCGCCAATATTACAGGGAATTATACGATTTACTGAATGTGTTGCATCATCTATTCTCCCAGTCTGGTTGAAAAGTATCTGTTCGGCCTTTTTATGATTCGACAGAAATGTATTCAACGTATTAGAGGTCGGCATCCTGCCGAACCGCAGAATGAGGTCGGGAAAGAATGCTTTCGGAAGGTCTTTTGATCGAAGAATATCTGATGCGTGGTGTATTAGCAGTTGTGACGTTTCATATCCGAAGCGGAATCCGGACAGCCCGTCCGCCAGTATGGGATAACTCAAAAGTTCGGCGATTTTGAGGATAGATTCCCTGGCGGAGCGATTGACGGAAAGCGGTCCGGCTAATATTAACCCATGCTGGGAACGGTCGATGGCCTCGGCGATGTAGGAGATATCGTCATCGGAAAGTGGGCGCGGATTATCCCTGGGAATTTCTGCTGATTCTTCCACGGATTCCAACACCGGAAGATCGCGCAATGATTCCGGTTCCAGTGGCTTTCGAAAGGGGAAATTCAGGTGTACAGGCCCCTGCTGACTGCTCATGGCCGCCTCCACAGCTGTGATTGTGGCATCCCGCAATTTTTCAAACTCAGCATCCACATCGCTGGGAAGACCGACGTTGTGAAACCAACGAACATGACGTCCATAGAGATGTCGCTGGTCTATCGTCTGGTTCGCCCCTGTGCCGTGTAATTCCGGCGGTCGATCTGCGGTACATACAATAAGTGGCGTTTCACTGGCGGCAGCTTCAATAATGGCAGGATAAAAGTTCGCTCCGGCAGTCCCGGAGGTGCAGACGAGCACAGTGGGCAGTCCGGAGGATTTCGACAAACCCAGCGCAAAGAAGGCGCCGGAGCGCTCGTCGATGTGGGAATAGGCTGTAAAATCCGGATGTCGGGTAAATGCCAGCGTCAGAGGGGTGGATCGGGAACCGGGAGTAATACAGACGTTTCGGATTCCATACCGGGAAAGTGAATTAACAAAAGTATCGGCCCAGCGGAGGTTAAGTTGCCTCGGTGAATTACTCATGTACCGGTGCAGCCTGGAAGGCGTTCAGCAGGGGCTGGAGCTTCAGCTGGAGTTCTTCGTATTCGTCGTCGGGATCGGAGCCCTCTACGATTCCAGCGCCTGCATATAAATGAAGGGTTTCAGAGTCGAGCAACCCGGATCGGAGTCCCACGGCGAAATCGAAGTCTCCATCCGCGGATATCCAACCCATGGGAGCAGCGTAATAGCCGCGCTCCAACTCCTCGACCTTCCTGATGAAATCCAGAGCGGTTTCCGATGGAATTCCACCCACCGCAGGTGTGGGATGCAGCTGTTCGACCACCTGCATTGGCGAGACTCCTGATTTCAGCCGGCCCGTCATCTTGGTATATAGGTGTTGCACATTATAAAGTTTTTTCAGCGTTGGTGCATCCTGACTCCGGGTATCATCGGCAAGATGCTGCATTTTGTTTTCCAGGTATTGCACGACAAAATCGTGCTCTGACCTGTTTTTTCTGCTCTCCAGAAGTTCCTGGCCCAGCTGCCGGTCAACAGACGGATTCTCGCTTCGTCCTATGGATCCGGCAAGCGCGTCACACGTCAAAATACCATCATGCATTCTTGCGAGCCATTCCGGTGTCGCTCCGAAGAAGGCTTTCCCGTTGGCTTCTCTAAACAGAAAGGTGACGCAGCCGGGATAAATTGAACGCAGGTTGCGAAGGGTATCGTAAAGCGGCGCCGTGCTGACCACGTCGATTTCGGATTTTTTCGCAAGAACAACCTTGTCAATCTCATGATCTTTGATAGAGGAAATGCTCCGGTTAACTGCTCGAATCCATTGGGGCTTTTCGCCGTTAAGATACGGGGCAAGCTCGACGACAGAATCTGTTAGGGAAAAGTCGGTACTCGCTGAGAATGCTCTGAAGGCATCTTCCTGCTGTTGGATGTCACTGAGCAGGGAATCCGGGTTTGTATTTCCCGTGATTTCGTAATTTAGGCAGATGGTTACTGTTTCACCATCTTTGGCAATCAGTATTTCCGGGAGATAGAGTTTGGCGGGCGAGAACCCGTCCCATTCAGAGTCCTGTGCTATCTGATGGAAAAAGGAAGAGAAAAATAAAATCGCCGGCATCTGGGTTGTCGCTGTTGATTCGTTCAGGATTGACAGGCGACTTTGCAATTGTTCCAGTCTGCGGCCAGTCCCGGCAAATCGCTGGGGTCCATTTGCCGTCCATTCCGCTACGTCTCCTAAAGCCAGAAAGGAAAAATTTTCTTTCGGCAGATCCCAATAGGCGAGTTTGCCATTGACAGGGGCATTATTTTTTAAATAGGTGAGCAGGGCGCAGTGATCAACCCGAAACCGATATTGAAAATAAACTGAATCGTTATTCTGTTTTGAATCGTCTATTAACGGCCTGAGAAATCGAAGTACCTTGTTACTATTCAATGAATTCGCTTCGTAGTTTTTATGCTGGTTCATTATTTCAAATAGAGCAAATATAGTGATATTTTACCCAACATTGCAATAATACCGGGAATTGAATTTCCATTCCTTCTGGAACAGAATCGAGGATTTACTTGTGATTTAAGAGATAGACATTGTCGGGAGATGGCGCCAGATCGTTGACCAAATTAAGTATCAGGTGACGTCACTCTGCATCATCAGGTCCGAGTACGCCCACGGAATCAGTACCGAACAGGAATCGGGTTGTTCCTTTTTTACCTCGCTCAATCAGGAGATACAATACGGGCACAACAATGAGGGTAAGAAATGTAGCAAAGAGGAGCCCTGTGATGACGGCTGTGGCCATCGGACTCCACCACGCTGCCTGCTCACCACCCATATAAAGGTATTGCCCAAGGTGCCTGAAAAATTCTGCAGGATTGCTGGTGAGGACAATAAAATCCAGGTTGAACCCGATTGCCAGGGGGATCAATCCTAATGTCGTAGTGATTGCCGTCAGAATAACCGGACGAAAACGGACTCTTCCCCCTTCTACAAGGGCATCGTACAGCGACAGGTTATCTCTGGTGCGGAGAATGTCAATATAATCAATCATGACTATGGCGTTGTTGACCACGACTCCGGCCAGAGATATAATTCCGACACCGGTCATGATTATGCCAAACGGCATCTGGAAGATGACGAGTCCGTATAGTACACCGGAGATGGACATGATTACAGAAGTCAATACAATGATCGGTTTGGAGACGGAATTAAACTGCGAAATCAGGATAAAGGCCATCAGGAATACGGCAATGAGGAAAGCACCGGAGAGAAAATCCTGGGCTTCCTGCTGCTCCTGTTGCTGACCTGTATAAGTTGTCGAGTACCCGGATGGTACGTCTGACAGGTACGGCTGGAGGGCCTGTTGCACTTCACCCAATACCGCATTGGCCTGGTAGGGGGAACGTACATCGGCACTTACGGTAATAACCCGGGTACCGTCGATATGATTGATTCCACCGAATCCCTCGCCCACCGTCCAGTCCGCCACCGAAGAGAGCGGAATCTGACGACCCTCTTCGGCCATAACATTCAGATCCGAAAGGGTATTCAGATCGTTTCGATATTCTT is a window from the Candidatus Neomarinimicrobiota bacterium genome containing:
- the menD gene encoding 2-succinyl-5-enolpyruvyl-6-hydroxy-3-cyclohexene-1-carboxylic-acid synthase, whose product is MSNSPRQLNLRWADTFVNSLSRYGIRNVCITPGSRSTPLTLAFTRHPDFTAYSHIDERSGAFFALGLSKSSGLPTVLVCTSGTAGANFYPAIIEAAASETPLIVCTADRPPELHGTGANQTIDQRHLYGRHVRWFHNVGLPSDVDAEFEKLRDATITAVEAAMSSQQGPVHLNFPFRKPLEPESLRDLPVLESVEESAEIPRDNPRPLSDDDISYIAEAIDRSQHGLILAGPLSVNRSARESILKIAELLSYPILADGLSGFRFGYETSQLLIHHASDILRSKDLPKAFFPDLILRFGRMPTSNTLNTFLSNHKKAEQILFNQTGRIDDATHSVNRIIPCNIGELYKNISAGFSSDISKTQATLLKYYFSAEKQIKHLVEENSWPDDAPSEPGIFPALIPLIPAGSQLMLSNSLPVRDLDWFAPSSEKDINVYFNRGVSGIDGIISTAFGIAAQDGKPTVLVTGDLAFHHDMNGLLAWKRYQIPLTIVLINNDGGGIFDMLPISNLDEAKYREYFQTAHGLNFRKFVEGFGGNFHSVQSRQDFRQKISQTLNSDSLDVIEVKTESKASMSHRREIWDAIADEISVL
- a CDS encoding isochorismate synthase, whose amino-acid sequence is MNQHKNYEANSLNSNKVLRFLRPLIDDSKQNNDSVYFQYRFRVDHCALLTYLKNNAPVNGKLAYWDLPKENFSFLALGDVAEWTANGPQRFAGTGRRLEQLQSRLSILNESTATTQMPAILFFSSFFHQIAQDSEWDGFSPAKLYLPEILIAKDGETVTICLNYEITGNTNPDSLLSDIQQQEDAFRAFSASTDFSLTDSVVELAPYLNGEKPQWIRAVNRSISSIKDHEIDKVVLAKKSEIDVVSTAPLYDTLRNLRSIYPGCVTFLFREANGKAFFGATPEWLARMHDGILTCDALAGSIGRSENPSVDRQLGQELLESRKNRSEHDFVVQYLENKMQHLADDTRSQDAPTLKKLYNVQHLYTKMTGRLKSGVSPMQVVEQLHPTPAVGGIPSETALDFIRKVEELERGYYAAPMGWISADGDFDFAVGLRSGLLDSETLHLYAGAGIVEGSDPDDEYEELQLKLQPLLNAFQAAPVHE